The Devosia sp. MC521 genome has a segment encoding these proteins:
- a CDS encoding HNH endonuclease, with protein MLHSLNVRADQMVNDGYRFIRLRTNQSRRLLDLLGYQFVFYQPRDQLPGAYQGFGTLYEVTPIEGTPFVLLEFANLELFEDAVSLSHLYEASGSRALNWYEHAPLIQKLPAEFEEVLWAERRSEHSFSETTDSTTDLLGKSPNLAERRVQLRDPYLRFDMLSIYGSTCVFTGQNHTGILLGRYATQIGHIVPLRNGGPDEITNVLPMSPIANWLWDEGVIALSIDGTIAVHETACPDTKKLVRSGRKIAFKDPRIWPRPEYITWHREHIYGRGPAYAQTWNS; from the coding sequence GTGCTGCATTCCCTGAATGTCAGGGCGGACCAAATGGTAAATGACGGCTATCGGTTCATACGATTGCGTACCAATCAGTCTCGGAGGCTGCTCGATCTGCTCGGGTACCAGTTCGTGTTTTACCAACCACGAGACCAATTGCCTGGTGCCTACCAAGGTTTTGGTACCCTTTATGAGGTCACACCAATCGAGGGTACGCCTTTTGTGCTACTGGAGTTTGCCAATTTGGAACTATTCGAAGACGCCGTCTCATTGAGTCATTTGTATGAGGCAAGCGGCAGTAGGGCTTTGAATTGGTACGAACATGCCCCGCTGATCCAAAAGCTACCAGCAGAATTTGAAGAGGTGTTGTGGGCTGAACGACGGTCGGAACATTCTTTTTCGGAAACGACCGACTCTACGACGGACCTCTTAGGAAAATCGCCGAATCTAGCTGAACGACGTGTTCAGCTGCGCGATCCTTATTTGCGCTTTGATATGCTGAGCATCTATGGCTCAACTTGCGTATTCACTGGCCAGAACCATACAGGGATCCTACTCGGACGTTACGCAACTCAAATTGGCCATATTGTTCCGCTTCGCAATGGCGGTCCCGACGAGATTACGAATGTCCTGCCAATGAGCCCTATTGCAAATTGGTTATGGGATGAAGGGGTGATAGCCCTCAGTATCGACGGCACAATCGCGGTGCATGAAACAGCCTGTCCGGACACCAAGAAACTTGTACGATCTGGTAGGAAGATCGCATTCAAAGATCCGCGCATTTGGCCCCGCCCCGAGTACATCACTTGGCATCGTGAGCACATTTATGGTCGAGGGCCAGCCTATGCGCAGACTTGGAATAGCTAG